In the Candidatus Methylomirabilota bacterium genome, CGACGTCGTCGTCAAGGAGCGCTTCAAGTTCCCGAAGTACGGCTCGACGCCGATCGAGACCTACGGCGTGATCGCGAAATGGGACGCGCTCGAGGGCGTGTGCACGGTGTGGTCGAACTTCATGGGGCCGTTCATCATGCACCCGCTGACGGCGCGCGTGCTCGGGCTGCCCGAGAACCGGCTCCGCTTCATCGTCCCGCCGGACATCGGCGGGAGCTTCGGCATCAAGTCGCTGATCTATCCCTACATCGCGCTGATCGCGCTCGCCTCGAAGCTCACGGGCGTCGCGGTGAAGTGGATCGAAGACCGCCACGAGCACCTGCTGGCCTCCTCGACGGGCACGGATCGCGTCGCGTATCGCGAGCTCGCGGCGAAGAAGGACGGCACGATCCTCGGCATGCGCTTCCGCTGGCTCGATAACGTCGGCGGCTACATCCGGAGCCCGGAGCCCGGCTGCAGCTTCCGGCCGACCGGCAACTTCGTCGGCCCCTACCGCTTCCAGCACCTGGAAGTCGACGCCTCGACCGTCATGACCAACAAGAGCCTCACGGGGCCGAATCGCGGCTACGCGTGCGGCCACCTCTACTTCGAGACGGAGGGGATGCTGGACCGTCTCGCCGACGAGCTCGGCGTGGACCCCGCCGAGGTGCGCCGGCGGAACCTCATCCAGCCCCAGGCGATGCCGTACCGGACGCCGAGCGGCGGGCTCTACGACTCGGGCGACTACCCGAAGGCCTTCGACAAGGCGCTCGAGCTCGCGAAGTACGCGGAGCTCCGGCGCGAGCAGGCGAAGGCGCGGGCCGCCGGCCGCTGGTTCGGCGTGGGGCTCGCCCTCGCCGTGGATCCATCCGTCTCGAACATGGGCTACGTCGCGACGGCGCTCGATCCGCAGTTCCGCGCCAAACCCGAGTACCTGCCGAAGTCTGGCGCAGTGGACTCCGCGACCGTCAAGGTGGATCCGCTCGGGCGCGTCACCGCGATCCTCGGCACGACGCCGCAAGGGCAGGGCCACCAGACGGTCGTCTCGCAGATCGTCGCCGAGGAGCTCGGGCTCGACCCCGAGGACGTGACCGTCGTGGACGAGATGGACACGTTCACGCGCGTCTGGTCCATCTCGTCGGGGACGTATTCGAGCCGCTTCGGCTCGGTCGGGACCTCTGCCGTCGCGCTCGCGGCGCGGAAGCTCAGGGCGAAGCTCGTCGAGTACGCCGCTCACCTGATGGACATGCCGGTCGCTCAGGTCGAGTGGAGGGACGGCGCCGTCAGGCCGAAAGAAGGGAAGGGGCCGTCGTACTCGGTCAAAGACCTCGCCGGGCGCGCGCACTGGAACACCGAGTCGCTTCCCGAGGGGATGGAGCCCGGCCTCCAGGCGACGGCGGTCTTCGGCTTCACCGTGTCGAAGGCCGTGGACGCCGAGGACCGCGTGAACTCCTCGAACACCTACGGCTTCATCGCCGAGGTGATGGCGGTCGAGGTGGATCCGGAGACCGCGGCGATCAAGATCCTCCGCTACGTCTCCGTGCACGACGCGGGGACGATCATCAACCCGATGATCGCCGAGGGCCAGATCTACGGCGGCGCGCTCCACGGCCTCGGCGGCGCGCTCTACGAGGAGCTCGCGTACGACGAGGACGGCCAGTGCCTCACGGGCACCTTCATGGACTATCTGGTGCCGACGGCCTCCGAGGCGCCGACGATCGAGATCGCCCACGTCGTCTCGCCCTCGCCGCTGACGCCGCTCGGCTCGAAAGGGCTCGGCGAGTCCTCGTCCATGACGGTGCCCGCGGTCATCGCCAACGCCGTCAGTGATGCGCTCAAGCCGCTCGGCATCAGGATCAACGAGCTGCCGATGACGCCGTCGAAGCTCTACGCGCTGATCAAGAAAGCCCGGAAGGCGTGAAACCTCCGAAGTTCGACTACCACGCGCCGACGACGGTGGACGAAGCGCTGGCGCTGCTCCAGCGCTACGGCGGCGACGCCAAGGTCCTCGCGGGCGGCCAGAGCCTCATGCCGCTCTTGAATTTCAGATTGAGCCGGCCCGCGGCCCTCGTCGACCTGAACCGTATTCCCGCGCTCGCGTACATCAGAGAGCACGACGGCCAGGTGAGGCTCGGCGCGATGACGCGCCAGCGGACCATCGAGTTCGACTCGATCGTCGCCCGGAAGCTCCCGCTCCTCCGCGAGGCGACGCGGTGGGTCGGGCACCTCCCGATCCGCACGCGCGGGACGATCGGCGGATCGATC is a window encoding:
- a CDS encoding xanthine dehydrogenase family protein molybdopterin-binding subunit — its product is MSATKWIGKPVKRVEDARLLTGRGAYIDDHPPVANLFHAAIVRSPHAHARILGYDVAAARAMDGVVGVVTGADVAKHTKPFAVGVTAPVHYYCAATDRARFVGEPVAVVVAKSRYAAEDAADLVRVDYEPLPAVVDPERALEPDAPVLHEAVGSNLANNRRLVYGDPDRAFRDADVVVKERFKFPKYGSTPIETYGVIAKWDALEGVCTVWSNFMGPFIMHPLTARVLGLPENRLRFIVPPDIGGSFGIKSLIYPYIALIALASKLTGVAVKWIEDRHEHLLASSTGTDRVAYRELAAKKDGTILGMRFRWLDNVGGYIRSPEPGCSFRPTGNFVGPYRFQHLEVDASTVMTNKSLTGPNRGYACGHLYFETEGMLDRLADELGVDPAEVRRRNLIQPQAMPYRTPSGGLYDSGDYPKAFDKALELAKYAELRREQAKARAAGRWFGVGLALAVDPSVSNMGYVATALDPQFRAKPEYLPKSGAVDSATVKVDPLGRVTAILGTTPQGQGHQTVVSQIVAEELGLDPEDVTVVDEMDTFTRVWSISSGTYSSRFGSVGTSAVALAARKLRAKLVEYAAHLMDMPVAQVEWRDGAVRPKEGKGPSYSVKDLAGRAHWNTESLPEGMEPGLQATAVFGFTVSKAVDAEDRVNSSNTYGFIAEVMAVEVDPETAAIKILRYVSVHDAGTIINPMIAEGQIYGGALHGLGGALYEELAYDEDGQCLTGTFMDYLVPTASEAPTIEIAHVVSPSPLTPLGSKGLGESSSMTVPAVIANAVSDALKPLGIRINELPMTPSKLYALIKKARKA